The stretch of DNA aggcACCATGGGGCAGACCACCGTCACCCAGCAAGAAGGACAAGTCACAGTCAAGGAGAGAGACACCTTCCAGACCACCTGCACCTACCAGATCACTAACTTTGGTGGATTGCTCTGGTACCAGCAGAGGAAAGGCCAAGCCCCACAGCTTATCTCATATCAGGCAGCAGCTGGCCCCAGGCAGAGTGGCCGTTTCACCACGTTGCTGAACACGACGGGGAAAAACAGCCTTCTCCGTCTGGAGGAAGTCGAGGTCTCTGACGCTGCCTTGTACCTCTGTGCTGTGCAAGACACCCTGGTGCAGGAAGCTTCCTTGGCTGTGCAACAAGTCAGAGGAGAGAGGGCATTGGTTTGTGTGAGGCTGAGCTTGGGGGAAGGGGCCCTCAGCTCTCCCCTGGCAGTGTCGCTTGCCCTGTACACCCAGAGCTCTGCAGGTCAAAATCCCCTTCCAGGAGAGGACAGTGTCAGTGGCttgagaggaagaagaaggtggTGAATGAGTCTCAGGTTCCCTCATATTCACCGCGCGTTATGTGGTGATTCTGCCcatggctttggagaagtgatGGGCAATGTAGGAGGTTGGCCCTGTCTCCCACCCTCCCCTTCCTCTGGAAATGATGAAAAGTTCACTTGCGTCCTCACCTTCTCCCCCCACAACCAAAGGCAATGCCTTTCGTCCTTGGCACCACGAGACAATGTCCACCAAGAAAAGGAGTACGTGGAGGCAGAGGCTGTGATGCGGAAAGCTTTAATAACTCTGAAGAGGGAAGGGAGTTCAATTCTAGAGGAGGCTGCTGGTGCAGGGAGAGCAATAGCAGCTGCTGAAAGTCTGCGCCCGTTGCCCATGGTGGAGATCCTGCAGGACATCCGTTTGCTTGCACCGCAGAGAGAGCGGGGTCAGCAGATGCCCCAGGTTGGGTCTGGAGATCTTACGGCccagaagaacaaaagaagacaagaaagagATCGGAGGTAGTGGAAGGCAGGGGATTTAGACTTTGGCCATGTTTACAGAGGGCCTCCGCTGCCCTCCTTTGGAAGGGCAGCACTGGATGTTCAGCCTCTCTGAAATGAATGGCCAGGAGCTCCGTCCTCACTTCAGCAtcagctgctggttttggggtggtcCTTGTCCGGGCTGTCACCAGCGGCTTTAGCAGGGGgggcaccttctgccacagtaGCGGCTGGTGATGCAGGAGAGGTCACAGCACCCGGAGTTGATGGGCACCCCGTCAcagctgaggatgctgccaACGGCAGCAGAGGTGGAGGAGCCCACAACGGTGTTCtgcgggaaggagctgaggatggggccgggcagggtcaccaccacgggAGAGGGCTGGATGACAACGGTGGAGTtctggcactgcctgacacagggctcaTTGCAGCTGTTGGCCAGTGGAGTCGGGccacagggctggcagggctggcactggTTGTAGCAGGACATATCTCAGGTCCAGAAGTTTACCTGGGACAGAGGGCAGAGAGGAATCACAGCACAGGCACATGCGAGAAGCCGTCTGCCATGAGTCCATCAGCAAAGTCAAAGGCACCTGCTGAGCTGGGAGGTAGAAGCTGGGCAGTGAGGCCAAAGGGTTTCTGAGCCTTATCCAGACACAGTACTGCAGAGTGTCACCAGGCCCAAAGGAGCGTCTGACTATCTCTTAAAAGTTGAGCCGCCTCAGCCAAGTCCCAGACACTCTCTGAGTGAGACCTtcacctttcttccccctcccatgACAAGCAGCACCATGACCCAGCATAGGGTTGAGGAGCATGCATCTGCAGGAGCAGAAAGTAACATGAGGAAAGACTTTTAGACTCACCTGGTGCCCAAGGAGAAGGACGTGAGAGAGGTGGATGAGGGagcaaggagctgggctggcttttATGGTGGCCCTGACCTGCCCCAGGCCCAGAGGGAGCTTCTACGGAAGTGACAATTTTCTAAGGTGCTCATGAAGAACGGAAAACATCCCAGCTAATGATGTGGGCTGGGTGGTTGTTTTCCCGGATGAcaccttttcatttcctggctTATGCCGTACCCATTCCCTCATGGAGGCTTCTTCTGAGTGCTGGGATTGAGACGCCCCAGGATTTGCAGGACAGGAATGCGACGTTGCTGGCAGAAGACTCAGTTTGGGTGCCGGATGGGTGCAGTGCAGGCAAATGATGTTGGCCTGGGGCACGCTGGTGGGGTTGCCTGTGGCCACGTTGACAGGAATggcccagctgctcccagccctgcaatCCTTGGCTGGTCACCCAAGGGCTTCCCTGTGTGAGGACGTGCCgtgtctttccttttccctccctccctccttcccaacTTGCTCCAATGTTCACTTGTGGTCAGCTTCCCAGGCAGGTGGGCTGCACTGCTGGGTTTCAATCCTCTTCCTCCTAAACGTGCCCTCTGGAGAAATTTGTTGGCCTCTTTTGGCATCTTACTGTCAGGGGATTACAGGGATCACAAGGGCCCTTAatgcaaactgtttttctgaGCATGCTGGGCCCGTGAACACGTCTTCCACAAGGGTAGAAGATGACCACCTGGAAGGCACTTCTCGGTTactgcagccccccccagggcaaGAGGCGGTTGAACACAGTGAGGTTGTTTCCCTGCAGAGGCTGCCTGCTGCACTCCCAGGTCCTGAAGGAGCATTTGAGAGTCCATTTTGGTCCCCACTCAGAAATGCAGCAGGAGTTGAAGGAGGCGGAAGTTCGCCCCATGGCTTCCATGGAGCATGTCAGGCACTCACCCTGACCCTAAccctctgggtgatcttctaaaatagttgtttaaccttaaacaagagctgaaccacattcaggatTATGCTAGTTCCTACCAATAGGACCATactggtctcaacatcccaggggttttcaaattttccaaaattctcAAACGCCATTGTAACTAgactggggaagaaaggtgtctcacccatagattggctctctgaggaggaagggtgAATGGTGTAAGTATTAATAgcttcccacagatggctcccaaagtatagaggtgacaacaatgctgagtgcaaacaCCGGATTAGTCCCACAACCGATaattttatcataccataagccagtattgcacaatacatcaaagcgaaaaccttaatctaccacccacggatgataagcagcagcacagggactacatacagcaagtgaggtgatgCATAACAGAACTCTAAAAACAAGTGCCACAACTCTAAGAActcataaatcaacatagtgaccagCGACTCTTAGACCAATGTAAtaaatgcttgtaacaaattcattttaacaagCGCTGGTTAGGgttgtcattatctcaacccttcgagCCCCACATTAGGcaccaaaaggactgtcgtggtttaacctcagccagcaactaagcaccaggcagccgctcactcacttcccccccaccccagtgggatgggggaggaaatcgggaaaagaagtaaactcatgggttgagataagaacagtttaatagaacagaaaggaagaaactaataatgataatggtaacactaataaaatgacaatagaaatactaaaaaggattggaatatgcaagtgatgcacaatgcaattgctcaccacccgccaacaGATGGCctgttagttcctgagcagcgatccccccgcctccactcctcccagtttatatactagacgtgatGTCCCATGGTACAGAAcaccccgttggccagtttgggtcagctgccctggctgtgtcctgtgccaatttcttgtgcccctccagctttctctctggctgggcatgagaagctgaaaaatccttgactttatgctaaacattacttagcaacaactgaaaacatcagtgtgttatcaacattcttctcacaccgaactcaaaaacatagcactgtaccagctactaggaagacaattatctatcccagctgaaaccaggacacagggcctgtagtgacagaaggggtaatggttttaaagtgaaaaaggaTAGActtagattggacataaggaagaaatctttttttattagggTGGTGAGActctggaacaggttgcccagagacatTGTGGACGCCCCATCCTTGGAATttttcaaggtcaggttggacaggacTTTGAGCAACATGAAAACTGAGCAgagcgcagtagtgatggaaccagaactgactccagtaTGCAACAgtccaacggtgcacaccatcctcctgctgcatccaatgtcacctgctcgtcacgccacactgaagcccaatcctgctctgccAACTAAGAGGACTTTATGCCGTCCCTTCTGCCCAGAAGACTGgcatgacagatggagcccagagttgggaactaaatgaactcaatgaacTTCTTATGGACatgacccataaactaaaggaatgatctctctctgtgtgtatacacatacatctctctctctctctctcttataggaaggaaaaagcGGTGACGATTGACCAGGATGTAACTGAAGGTATGGGAACTAAGCATGATGTcaatggtatggaataaggggtggatactgtcctggtttcagctgggatagagttaattgtcttcctagtagctggtacagtgctatgtttttgagttcagtgtgagAACTCTCCTTCCCAACAGAGGAAGATAGctcctgcttttccagaagaaaacaagagaggaGTGGAAAAGTCCCTGGAGACTCCTAAGGACTACTTGTTGCTTAGGAAGTGCCTGATAATGTGCATGCATGGTATTGGAAGAATGCACAAGTTCTTCCCGGTTAAGTAGGGCAGcacaagcatttttcttcctgggaaAACCAGGGAAGTTTTGTATACAAAGGAGATGTCATTAAGGGGTCCAGTCTGTTTGATTTAGTCCAATGTGTCCTTCAGTCTTGTGGCCCATCTAGCCTGAGAACACCTAGAGACTGGAATGTTTTTATGGAAACCTATGATGAATGCCCCATCTTCTGTCATAGGACCACAACCAGGTTCTCTGGGGACAACTAAAAGTAACCGAGGAGGGCTGAGAAGCACTACACACAGCACCCTATGAAGTTTACTGTTGAAACTaaaatattcatagaatcatggaatcatagcatggtttaggttggaagggacctttaaaaggtaatctagtccaaccccttcTGCCATGGAGGGGTTTGTATTCACAAAATCTTCAAACTGTTTTGTCTGTTAGTGTCCACTTAAAAAACATGGGGTGAGGTGGgacaggctgggctgggctgagcttGAAGAGCACACACTCAGCCTTGCAGTTGGGTTGTaagttttatttacagaataCATTTCTGATAATTGCTGCAAGCAATGCTGGTCTGGGTCTTCTAAAACATACTTTGAGTAGCTGTGGTCATGGGGAAAGATCtatcttcatatttttcaaaacacatcaGCATCTGATCATTTTGTACTAGATTGTTGgaatacagttttaaaacctgtttaaaaGGTAATCTGTTGTTACAGTGATGTAGAAAAAAGACACTGTGATAGCCACAcgtgtcctgggtttggctggaacagagttaattttcacaagaagctgggaggggacacagcaaggaTAGGTGGCCCGACTTAGCCAAGAGGATATTTGGTACCacatgatgtcatgctcagtatataaactgggggagttggccgcggggaggggggatttTGGGCTCAGGAACGGACAGGGCATggggttccaggtggtgagcaattgcattgtgcatcgcttgcTTCGTATATTCTTCTATCagtattattgtttttattatttcttctctcctcgTGTTGTCCtagtaaactgtccttatctcagcccacaaggtttttctctttttcttccgAACCTCCTCtgcatcccaccaggggggaggagtgagcaagtggccatgtgatgcttagttgctggctgtgcCTAAACCACGACAGCAGTCCACGGAGAGGTATACTGCAGTTGCTTCCTCTGCAAAGCACTATCCATAgcattgtgttttaaaaaggcCATGACGCCTTCAGGAAAGAGAGCACTCTTTGGAGGGTAAGCACATGAGTCAAAAAACTCTGTGTAGTGCTGGTGTGCCAAGAGAAGTGCTAGCCGGTGCTCTCCAGGCTGGTTATGAGGATGTGTATTCACCACCACGCTCACGGGTCTTGGATAAGCATGGGCCCGAGGGAGACGGTTGCTCGGGTAAACACCTAGAAATGTTTGCCTGGTGTagggctctgctgagaacaaacAAGAGCTTGGTCCACCTCAGACTTCTGTCTGAGACAGGAGATAATTCTACCCCCAAAGCATCTACCGATCATTGCCGTAATTTAGGCAAGAGATGTGTAGGGGGTCTCAGTCCCAGGGTCAGAGCTAGTGCTGGGGCTCAGACCAAGGCCAGACTCAAGAGAGGACAAGGTGAAGGCTCCAGCCAGCGACTGCCGTGGACTATCTAGGAGCCTGGCCAGGCCAGGAGGATAACAGTAGCCCAAGCCAGACACAAGCACAGatagggcagagctgggcaggccTGCACTAGGCCAGAGCTCTCATAGAGACGGCGGGCCAGGAACCGAGCCAGAGCTGGGACCCATGGTTGCACTGGGTCTAGGTAGGCTTGGTCCTGATGCTCATTGTCCCTGTGTTACCACCTAATTCAGCACTGCCTCCCACAGAacccagcctggggacagctgCCCCCCGTCCTCACCCCACGTAGGAATCACTCTGTCCCCTGTGCTGGTCCTGTGGTGTTGGTGGTGTGTGAGGTCTGTGTGAGGGCAAACCCCCACACCACAGGGTCCCAGAGTCTGCAGCTGTGGGAAGGCCTTGGCCTGCATGTAGGGAGCAGGGGTGCCGCACAGAGCACAAGGGCCACTTCAGCCTCAGGGCTCTGGGAATGCTGAAGGAACTTGGTGCCTGGGGGAAGGCACTCCGACATGTGTCCTACGGTTGCACTGGTGTGTGCCCTGTGCCGTTCAGGGACAGGTCACGGATGCTGCTGATTGCAGAATCAGGTCCCACTGTCACTGCCATGTCTTCCCAGAGCTGGGGATATCTCCTCTCACATGGCACCTTTCCAGACCAGAGTTGGGTTGTGGCACTTGTGAGGCTGTAGAGTTCCTGGGCCTGAAGAAagctgctccttgctgggggaACACAAGGCACCAAAGAGCATCCATGTGTGATTGACCACCAGTCACTGTCTTGGGCCTGCCTTCACCCAAGGGGGTGGTTGGTTCACAGGGACAGGGGACTCCAGTGTGTGGCCTGCTGTAGCTGATACCAATACTAACTTGTGAACACCTCAGCCCTACACATGTAGGCAAGAGGTGGGCCATGCCAGATGCTGTGCTGAAGGGTGATAGGGCTGCACAGGgaagctgtccctgctgcccatGCCCAGGCGTGCTGGCCATGACCCCTCGATTGGCTGATGGAGCGAAGGAGCGGGCAGAGTAGGGACTGTGGGCCATCCCCAAGGCTATTTACCCCTTCCCAATTCCTGCCATCCTTTGGCAACATTGTCTTCTGAGCCTCCttgcccagcacagctccagccaAAGCAAGAGGAGCACTCTTCCCCAAGAGCTTGTGGGACTGCTGACATCCCTGGGACTACCCACATGCCCACAGTAATTCTCCTGAGGACAGCAGTTGTCAGGATTCCTGTTCACATGACATGCTCCAGGGCCAAGGGAGTATTTCTGAGCAGAGTCGCAGCAAGGCAAGGCGTGATGGTCATTGGCTGTGGAGTAACTAGGGTTGTCTCGCTCAGCTTCAAGAGGCCTTGCCCGAAAGAGGACTCGCTGCAGTGTGTCCCACCCTCCAATGCCTCTAGGAGTGAGGAAGggtccccctctgcccccaccaAATTCCCCTCCAAAGCAATGGCTTTGACCCTCAGCAGTCAGTAGGCAGCTGGAAAGAGCACCCAAGGGGCACAGGTAGGGTTGCAGCAATTTTTTAATGACTCTAAAGAGGGAAATGGGGTCACTCCAAGGGGAGGCCCCCAGtgcaggaaggagcaggagcagccaaGAATCTGTTCCCCTTTTCCTGTGGCAGAGTTGCCACCGGCCATCTGTTGACCTGCCTGGCAAAAGGGAGACAGCCTAGCAGGTCACTCCAGGCTGGTTTCTGGGGTCCTCAGAGCAGGCTTTGAGGGGAGCACaagacaacaaagaaaagagagaaaaagggtgagtggaagagaggaaaggtAGACATTGGCCATGTTTTCAGAGAGCCCAGGCTTGTCCCTTCCACGCTGCCCTTGCAGGGCAAGCCAGAGGTGACCAGCTAGTCTGAAAACAACAGCATGAATTTTGATCCTCTGTCCAGCAGCATCTTCTGGGTTCCTAGGAGTCCTTATCGGAGGCCATTGCCAGCATCTTTAGCAGGGGGGGCACCTTCTACCGCAGTAGCGGCTGGTGATGCAGGAGAGGTCACAGCACCCAGAGTTGATGGGCACTCCGTCAcagctgaggatgctgccaACAGCAGCGGAGGTGGAGGAGCCCACAACGGTGTTCtgcgggaaggagctgaggatggggccgggcagggtcaccaccacgggAGAGGGCTCAATGACGACGGTGGAGTtctggcactgcctgacacagggctcaTTGCAGCTGTTGGCCAGCGGGGTCGggccgcagggctggcagggctggcactggTCACAGCAGGACATGTCGTGGGGCTGGAGGTGTAcctgggagagagggcagggaggaagcaaAACATGGGGAGGCGTGAGGAGCATTCTGTCACCACACCACGAGGGAGCCAAAGAAGATGCAGGGCCGGGAGATGGAGGCTGTGCAGAGATGTCTGAGGGCTTCTTGGCCTCGTCCTGCCAGGGCCCAGAAAGAGCCACGAGCTCCCATGCGGCTACTGCCTAGCCCTGAGTCCAGAAGGCACCTGAGTACAGCCTCAGCCTCCCTCCATGTCTAACCTTCTCCCCACTTCCCTCTCCCGTGACAAGCAGCCCCATGATGTGGCATAGAACCAAGCTGGTGTCAGCTGAGAGGCCCGTTGAGGTGAGACCTGCCTttagagaaagcagagaaggagaagggggtTGAGACTCACCTGACTTCCAAGGAGATGGAGGCAAGAGAAGTGGATGAGAGAgtgaggagctgggctggcttttATCATGGACCCTTGCTGCCCCAGGCTGCCAGAGGCATCCCTTGCAGAGGTGATTCTTTTCTGACAAGCTCATCTTGAATGCAAAACGTCTCACCTAATGCTATAGGCTGTGTTTTGGCTCCCTGAATTGCTGTCGTTTCATTTCCTGCTTTAGGCCAGGCACATTCCCCAGTGACGGCATCTTTTGTGTGACAGGATGAGAGGCCCAAGCATTTCCGGAGCAAAACACGTCAGCGTGGGCAGAGGACTCAGCTCACATGCTGGAGGAGTCCCGTAAAGGACACTCAAGGTAGACTAAACAGCTGGCTTAgactacacacacacacacatccagaCCTCTAGTCATCTAGAGCTAATTGAGAAGGCTCAAGACACCCCAAGAGAGGCTGTCTACACTATCCAGAGCCACCACGCAAGTC from Haliaeetus albicilla chromosome 7, bHalAlb1.1, whole genome shotgun sequence encodes:
- the LOC138686035 gene encoding feather keratin Cos1-1/Cos1-3/Cos2-1-like, yielding MIKASPAPHSLIHFSCLHLLGSQVHLQPHDMSCCDQCQPCQPCGPTPLANSCNEPCVRQCQNSTVVIEPSPVVVTLPGPILSSFPQNTVVGSSTSAAVGSILSCDGVPINSGCCDLSCITSRYCGRRCPPC